A single region of the Amphiura filiformis chromosome 7, Afil_fr2py, whole genome shotgun sequence genome encodes:
- the LOC140156841 gene encoding D-2-hydroxyglutarate dehydrogenase, mitochondrial-like isoform X1, which produces MYLARGSSKLMLKPKTTQEVSEILAYCNSRCLAVTPQGGNTGLVGGSVPVFDEIVLSTSLMNDIIHLDKASGILVCQAGCILESLSTYLEDHDLIMPLDLGAKGSCQIGGNISTNAGGLRLLRYGSLRGNVLGIEAVLADGTIIDCLSTLRKDNTGYDLKNLFIGSEGTLGVVTAVSIQCPPKPKAVNLAFLGCSSYENVLATYSECKNNCAEILSAFEMMDLQSMKFVTTNLGLSNPLGECPFYVVVETSGSDAQHDEEKLNKFLEVVMEQQYVMDGTIATEPSKIYALWQLRERINESMMKSGVVYKYDISLPLDVYYDVVIETRQRLGDNVLGVVGYGHIGDGNLHLNAVAPTLNKTVSDLLEPFVYEWTAKHKGSISAEHGLGFNKRNYIYYSKSDAAVELMALMKAKMDPKCILNPYKTIPVCKPASKQ; this is translated from the exons ATGTATCTAGCTAGAG GTTCATCCAAGTTGATGCTGAAACCAAAAACAACTCAAGAAGTGTCAGAGATCCTGGCATACTGCAACTCTCGATGTCTAGCTGTGACGCCACAAGGAGGTAACACAGGCCTGGTAGGAGGAAGTGTCCCTGTCTTTGATGAAATTGTACTGTCAACATCACTAATGAATGACATCATTCATCTTGACAAAGCCTCAG GTATCTTAGTCTGCCAAGCAGGATGTATTCTAGAAAGCCTTAGCACCTACCTTGAAGATCATGACTTAATAATGCCACTAGATCTAGGAGCCAAAGGAAGCTGTCAGATAGGGGGTAACATCTCTACTAATGCCGGTGGCCTGCGACTCTTGAGATATGGCTCACTACGTGGCAATGTACTAGGAATTGAAGCT GTTCTAGCAGATGGGACTATTATTGATTGTTTATCAACACTACGTAAAGACAACACTGGTTATGACTTGAAAAATCTCTTCATAGGATCAGAAGGAACACTTGGAGTAGTCACTGCAGTATCAATTCAATGCCCACCAAAACCTAAGGCTGTCAATTTGGCTTTCTTGG GTTGCAGCAGTTATGAGAATGTCCTAGCGACTTACTCTGAGTGTAAAAACAACTGTGCAGAAATCCTCTCAGCATTTGAAATGATGGATTTGCAATCAATGAAG TTTGTTACAACTAATCTAGGTTTGAGCAACCCACTTGGTGAATGTCCATTTTATGTTGTCGTGGAAACGTCAGGATCAGATGCTCAACATGACGAAGAGAAACTCAACAAATTCTTGGAAGTTGTAATGGAACAGCAATATGTTATGGATGGTACTATTGCTACAGAACCATCCAAGATATAC GCTTTATGGCAACTCCGGGAACGAATCAATGAATCGATGATGAAGTCCGGAGTGGTCTACAAATATGACATCTCTCTCCCGCTTGACGTCTACTATGATGTCGTCATAGAAACTCGACAACGTCTTGGTGACAATGTTTTAGGAGTTGTCGGTTATGGACATATTGGAGACGGTAATTTGCATCTAAATGCTGTAGCGCCTACACTCAATAAAACCGTATCCGATTTACTGGAGCCCTTTGTGTATGAGTGGACAGCCAAGCATAAAGGAAGCATTAGTGCTGAACACGGACTTGGCTTTAATAAGAGGAACTATATTTATTATAGTAAGTCTGATGCTGCAGTAGAATTGATGGCATTGATGAAAGCAAAGATGGATCCAAAATGTATCCTTAATCCTTACAAGACTATACCAGTGTGCAAGCCTGCATCTAAACAATAA
- the LOC140156292 gene encoding cytochrome P450 2U1-like has product MTLSSLIDWLNVKSIILLVLVFLMVAWWLQRSRNLPPGPWRFPILGFFPQLMWYMYKGEELHMILTRLGHKYGKIYSFNLFGLVVVVINDFFIMQEGLNDPALNNKGYNNFLQSQLMGSHVHSYKHNDVLRKFLFTAFRSLGIGKRSYEADIVDESKALGDELDAQEGKACNPHHYLANTSANVLFKILFGKRHEYDDDKFRHLLDLNHRSMELTGSGGWSVFLPYYFPSKGSKELLKLQEEIIAFLDKLIEEHRENFDAENPLDFIDLCLKEMDEKPKPDDPYSYLHNRNMKAVVHLLFKAGGDTVSTTLEWCCLYMMAYPDIQLKIQEEMDSVVGRNRLPRLSDRNNLPYTRAALLEIQRHVALFPLIDFHAAGNETSLAGYHIPKGATIVPNGYAVMRDPIAFPEPNQFRPERFIDENGEYFEKNGVVPFGLGRRICPGENIAKMELYVFFSHLLHRFSLVKPDDVPRVTFEGTYGFQFAPKPFTAIFLPRN; this is encoded by the exons GTTGAATGTTAAGTCAATCATATTGCTGGTGTTGGTATTCCTTATGGTTGCGTGGTGGCTGCAAAGATCACGCAATTTGCCACCAGGACCATGGCGTTTCCCAATACTGGGTTTCTTTCCACAATTGATGTGGTATATGTACAAAGGAGAAGAGTTGCATATGATATTGACACGACTTGGACACAAATATGGAAAGATTTACAGCTTTAATCTATTCGGACTGGTTGTTGTGGTTATCAACGATTTCTTCATTATGCAAGAAGGCTTGAATGACCCTGCGTTGAACAACAAGGGATACAATAACTTCTTGCAATCCCAATTGATGGGTAGTCACG TGCATTCTTACAAACACAACGATGTGCTAAGGAAATTTCTCTTCACCGCTTTTCGAAGTTTGGGTATCGGGAAACGTAGCTATGAAGCCGATATCGTGGATGAATCTAAGGCTCTGGGGGATGAGTTAGACGCCCAAGAAGGAAAGGCGTGTAATCCACATCATTATTTGGCGAACACCTCCGCCAACGTTCTGTTTAAGATTTTATTTGGGAAGCGTCATGAGTACGATGATGACAAATTTCGTCATCTGCTTGATCTTAATCACAGAAGTATGGAACTTACTGGATCAGGAGGTTGGTCTGTTTTTCTCCCATACTATTTTCCAAGTAAAGGCAGCAAGGAATTGTTAAAGCTTCAAGAAGAAATAATCGCCTTTCTCGACAAACTTATTGAGGAACACCGCGAAAACTTCGATGCCGAAAACCCACTTGATTTTATTGATCTATGTTTGAAAGAAATGGATGAAAAGCCAAAACCAGATGACCCGTACTCGTACCTGCACAACCGCAATATGAAAGCTGTAGTGCATCTCTTGTTCAAAGCAGGAGGGGACACGGTGTCTACTACCTTAGAATGGTGTTGCTTATACATGATGGCATATCCAGATATCCAGCTGAAGATTCAGGAAGAAATGGATTCAGTTGTTGGCCGTAATCGGCTTCCACGGCTTTCTGATCGAAACAACCTGCCATACACCAGAGCTGCTTTGCTGGAGATCCAACGCCATGTGGCATTGTTTCCACTCATTGATTTTCACGCGGCTGGTAATGAGACATCACTTGCTGGGTACCATATTCCGAAAGGTGCGACGATCGTTCCAAACGGCTATGCCGTGATGAGAGACCCGATTGCATTTCCAGAACCAAACCAGTTCAGACCTGAAAGGTTCATTGATGAAAATGGAGAGTATTTTGAAAAGAACGGAGTTGTTCCTTTTGGACTCG gTCGTCGCATATGTCCAGGGGAAAACATTGCCAAAATGGAGCTATATGTCTTTTTCTCCCATCTCCTTCACCGATTTTCACTTGTCAAACCAGACGATGTGCCACGTGTAACCTTTGAAGGAACATACGGATTTCAATTTGCACCAAAGCCATTTACGGCTATATTTCTTCCCAGAAATTGA
- the LOC140156841 gene encoding D-2-hydroxyglutarate dehydrogenase, mitochondrial-like isoform X2 yields MQMSHVFHHPLCCKLLLSRFAKNAPILSSLTNCVSQQAYRHRIHSSALPQFCQKGASASLLSTLHGHRYVSPINSCTTRHNSNEASSDTHKVQLTSERFPQLKRNDSYGRLNEADIEYFVKLLPGRVVSDEDELEGANTDWMYLARGSSKLMLKPKTTQEVSEILAYCNSRCLAVTPQGGNTGLVGGSVPVFDEIVLSTSLMNDIIHLDKASGILVCQAGCILESLSTYLEDHDLIMPLDLGAKGSCQIGGNISTNAGGLRLLRYGSLRGNVLGIEAVLADGTIIDCLSTLRKDNTGYDLKNLFIGSEGTLGVVTAVSIQCPPKPKAVNLAFLGCSSYENVLATYSECKNNCAEILSAFEMMDLQSMKFVTTNLGLSNPLGECPFYVVVETSGSDAQHDEEKLNKFLEVVMEQQYVMDGTIATEPSKIYALWQLRERINESMMKSGVVYKYDISLPLDVYYDVVIETRQRLGDNVLGVVGYGHIGDGNLHLNAVAPTLNKTVSDLLEPFVYEWTAKHKGSISAEHGLGFNKRNYIYYSKSDAAVELMALMKAKMDPKCILNPYKTIPVCKPASKQ; encoded by the exons ATGCAGATGTCACATGTCTTCCACCATCCTTTGTGCTGCAAACTGCTACTCTCTAGGTTTGCCAAGAATGCGCCAATACTTAGCTCACTTACCAACTGTGTATCGCAGCAGGCATATAGGCACAGGATCCATAGCTCTGCACTGCCCCAATTTTGTCAGAAGGGAGCTAGTGCCTCATTATTATCCACCTTACATGGACACAGATATGTTTCCCCAATCAATTCCTGTACCACAAGGCATAATTCAAATGAG gcCTCAAGTGACACACACAAAGTACAGCTGACGAGTGAAAGGTTTCCACAACTGAAGAGAAATGATTCATATGGGAGACTGAATGAGGCTGATATAGAGTACTTTGTAAAGCTTTTACCAGGGAGGGTGGTGTCAGATGAGGATGAACTAGAAGGAGCTAATACTGACTGGATGTATCTAGCTAGAG GTTCATCCAAGTTGATGCTGAAACCAAAAACAACTCAAGAAGTGTCAGAGATCCTGGCATACTGCAACTCTCGATGTCTAGCTGTGACGCCACAAGGAGGTAACACAGGCCTGGTAGGAGGAAGTGTCCCTGTCTTTGATGAAATTGTACTGTCAACATCACTAATGAATGACATCATTCATCTTGACAAAGCCTCAG GTATCTTAGTCTGCCAAGCAGGATGTATTCTAGAAAGCCTTAGCACCTACCTTGAAGATCATGACTTAATAATGCCACTAGATCTAGGAGCCAAAGGAAGCTGTCAGATAGGGGGTAACATCTCTACTAATGCCGGTGGCCTGCGACTCTTGAGATATGGCTCACTACGTGGCAATGTACTAGGAATTGAAGCT GTTCTAGCAGATGGGACTATTATTGATTGTTTATCAACACTACGTAAAGACAACACTGGTTATGACTTGAAAAATCTCTTCATAGGATCAGAAGGAACACTTGGAGTAGTCACTGCAGTATCAATTCAATGCCCACCAAAACCTAAGGCTGTCAATTTGGCTTTCTTGG GTTGCAGCAGTTATGAGAATGTCCTAGCGACTTACTCTGAGTGTAAAAACAACTGTGCAGAAATCCTCTCAGCATTTGAAATGATGGATTTGCAATCAATGAAG TTTGTTACAACTAATCTAGGTTTGAGCAACCCACTTGGTGAATGTCCATTTTATGTTGTCGTGGAAACGTCAGGATCAGATGCTCAACATGACGAAGAGAAACTCAACAAATTCTTGGAAGTTGTAATGGAACAGCAATATGTTATGGATGGTACTATTGCTACAGAACCATCCAAGATATAC GCTTTATGGCAACTCCGGGAACGAATCAATGAATCGATGATGAAGTCCGGAGTGGTCTACAAATATGACATCTCTCTCCCGCTTGACGTCTACTATGATGTCGTCATAGAAACTCGACAACGTCTTGGTGACAATGTTTTAGGAGTTGTCGGTTATGGACATATTGGAGACGGTAATTTGCATCTAAATGCTGTAGCGCCTACACTCAATAAAACCGTATCCGATTTACTGGAGCCCTTTGTGTATGAGTGGACAGCCAAGCATAAAGGAAGCATTAGTGCTGAACACGGACTTGGCTTTAATAAGAGGAACTATATTTATTATAGTAAGTCTGATGCTGCAGTAGAATTGATGGCATTGATGAAAGCAAAGATGGATCCAAAATGTATCCTTAATCCTTACAAGACTATACCAGTGTGCAAGCCTGCATCTAAACAATAA